The region ACCTTCGTTGATTAGGTTATATTCTGCCTTCACAGTCACTGTTTTTAGCACACGTCCTGCTGCTGCAATACATACTTCTTTCAGCTTTTTACCAAGCTGCTTTTCTAAATCCTTTTTTACTTCTCGTATGGTTTCCGCAACTTTATTTATATCATGTATCTGACCATCCAACATGGCTCTGGTCTCATGATATCTAACAGATTGTGAGACAACGATAAAATCATGCTCATTTTGCTTATATCCAACGGTACCAACAATGCTTCTCGTCCCAATATCAAGACCGAATACCATATTTTCAGGATATGTAATAGCGTCCATGTTGTGATTCCCCCTAGTATATTTTACTTTTGCTTAGGTACAACGTCCTATGTTTTTTGATTTTAAGCATATTTAAAACAGAAGTTGCATAGCAATTTCTGTTTTAAAAATACAATATCTACCAAAGATGATACTTCTTTCCTATATTATATCACAGATAGTGATTTTTTGCCAAGAAGGTTTGGAAGTTTTCCCTACATTCATTTTCATTTTTATCCACAAAGAGACCAAAGGAAGAACTTATTAACTTGTCACTTCCATTTGGTCATCTTTTGTTAAAACTCTTATTTTATCTTTTCCTTTGTTTGTCAAAGCTGATATTCCCACTTACCTAAGGCAAGTTTATCCGCTTATGCTACTTGTTTACAACCTCATTGCCACTACGTGGTTAAATACCGTTCACATTGAAGCCTTAACTCGTCCTGCAAAACATCATTCCCATTTTCAATAATCACGGTACTATTCTTAAGAAAAAATTCCTCTGATTTTTGTTTCTTTATAATGGATTCTATCTTTTCTTCAGAATATCCTCTGGACTCCTTTAGCCTTTTCATTCGGTCCCCGATAGGAGCATGTACATACCAGATTTCATCGCAAAAATCCTGATACCCTGCTTCAAACAGGAGTGCCGTTTCCACAATGATTGCGGAATAAAGTTTACCTTTCGATTTCGCTTCCTTGATCTGGTGTAATACTTCTAGATGGACATTGGGATGTGTTAATGAATTCAATAACTTTACTAGATCTTCCTTTTGAAAAATAATCTTAGCAAGTTTATTACGATCAATTTCTCCACCCTCATCTAAAATCTCGGTACCAAACTGCTTCACAACCTTCTCGTAGGAACATCCCCCTTGTTTCATCTGGTCTCTCGCAATATCGTCTGTATAAATAACGTATACTAAGAATTCCCTCTGAAGTAGATCTGCAACTCTTGATTTTCCACTGCCAATGCCACCGGTAAGCCCTATTACTTTCATGAAATAACCATGCCTTTCCATAGCCTGCAAACTTTGGGCCGCAGGTACAATATTTATGCAGTGAATTGCAAAACAATTCACTGCGTGAAACAACTAGTTTTTCAGTGAATGTATATCACGTTAACCTCCATAAAAACATAGTTATTTAGCCTCGTACCAGTTATTACCATTAGCAACCTCAACTTCGAGCGGAACGGAAAGACTTGCAGCTTGTTGCATTTCTTCTTTCATAATCTTTGCTACTTCTTCTACTTCAGATTCATGTGTTTCCACCAGCAACTCATCGTGGATTTGAAGTAATAATCTTGATTTTAACTTTCGTTCTTTTAATACTTGGTTCACATGTATCATAGCCAATTTCATAATATCCGCGGCAGTACCTTGAATTGGCGAATTCATTGCGATTCGCTCTTCCGCAGAACGCTTCATAAAGTTAGAATTCGTAAGGTTAGGAACTGGCCGAATTCTTCCATATAAGGTTTTTACAACGCCTGTTTCTTTTCCTTCCTCAATTAATCCATCGAGATATGTCTTAACTCCTGGGTAGGTCATGAAGTACTTATTAATATATTCCTCTGCTTCTTTTCTAGTAATATCAAGGTCTTGTCCCAAACTAAAAGAACTGATACCATATACGATTCCAAAGTTTACAGCTTTCGCATTGCTACGCTGTGCACTTGTCACCTCGTCAAATGGGGTGTGAAATACTTCGGAAGCTGTTAAACGGTGAATATCCTGAGCTTGTCGATATGCCTCAATCAGCCGTGCATCATTTGACATATGAGCAAGCAAACGAAGTTCTATCTGGGAATAGTCTGCATCTAGAAATAGATATCCATCCTCCGGGATAAAAACTTTTCTAATTTTTCTACCTAGCTCCATACGAATTGGTATATTCTGAAGGTTAGGTTCTGTACTACTAAGTCTTCCAGTCGCTGCTATGGTTTGATTAAAGGTTCCATGGATTCTGCCATCCCCTTCCACATAGGATACAAGGCCATCTGCATACGTGGATTTTAACTTCGTTAATTGGCGGTACTGTAGGATTAATTTTATCACTGGATGTTCACTACTTAACTTTTCTAAGACCTCAGCGGAGGTAGAATAACCAGTCTTTGTTTTTTTCCCATATGATAAACCTAGTCGCTGAAATAAGATTTCTCCTAACTGCTTAGGTGAATTAATATTAAATTCTACGCCCACCAGTTCAAAGATTTGTTTTTCAAGTTCTACGATACTAACACCAAGCTGATCACTATAATCCTTTAGTCCATTAGTATCAACACGAATTCCTCTTTGCTCCATATCATATAATGTATAAACGAGAGGCATTTCAATCCCTGCAAATAACGGAAGTAGACCACGTTCTGATAATAACTTAAGTAAGACAGGATATATATGATGAGCCACATAGCTTTCATAACATGCTGCTTTTTTATACTGATCTTGGTCTAATAAAGACAAAGAAGCATAGGTTTGACCACTAAATACTTCTTTCTCACTTGGTAGATCAAGTTCTAAATACTTCTCAGCAATAGTTTGATATTCATAAGTGCTAGCGTCTGGTTCTAATAAATAACCAGCAATCGTTACATCAAAACAAGGGCTTTCCTCATTTGCATTTAAATATGGTAAGTATTTTTTAATATCAAAGATTGCAAGTGTAATCTTTTTTTCAAGAAGTCCATTGAGTTTAGAAGTTAGAAAATCTGGTGTAATAAACCCTTCGCAAGGAATGATAAAGGACGCCTCTGATCCATAATAAACGGAAATACCTACAAGAGACTTATTCTCCATTATTAGCTTAATTCCAACGGCATCCTCCGAAGCATATTCTGGCTTCTTGATTTCTTTGATTGTAATCTTACTATCACTTTTATCGTTCCTAGATTTCTTCGTTTTCTTTAACTTCTTCTGATTCTTTTCCCACAATTTTATTAAGTTAGAAAATAATGTTTCTACCTCTTCTAAGTTAGAAGTAATTTTAATTTTATCTGCCTCAAAGCGAAGGTTATTTATAGACGAATCTTCAACCTCTGCATTGTCCATCTTTATTGTTTTAAATTCCAATTCATTAAAACACTTCTGTGCATTTTCTGTGTTAATATGAATTCTTAACTGTTCAAGACCAAGATCTTTTAAATCAATGTCTTTTTTTATGGTAGCTAAAGTTTTACTAAGAATAGCAGCCTTTTCTCCAACAAGCTCAGTATCACTAATCTTTAATAAAGCATTGATTGGAGTTCTCTTGATTCCAAGCGTTTTCCAATACTCATTAATCTCTTTCTTACCTGTTTCATCTAAATTATTAAGTATCTCATAAAGATTCTCAACTGTCTTATATTCTTTTATTAAGGCAACCGCAGTTGCTTCTCCTACTCCAGGTACACCCTTTATGTTATCGGAGCTATCCCCCCCAATCCCCTTTAGTGATGGAACAGAGGAAGGCTCAATGCCAAATTCCTTCTCAACTAATTCTGGTGTAAATAAAAAGGTACGATCTGGTACATTCAATTCTTTCTTACTTAAACCGTATTTTTCATATAATTCATCTGTCTTCTTTGCAGTACTGTGAATTAGCCAAAGGTTTGTCCGCTCTGTAATTAATTGAAGATAATCATTATCCTTTGTCATGACACGAATTGGGACTTCCTCTTCAAACTTTTGGCATAAGGTTCCGCTAAAATCGTCCGCCTCATAACGTTCATCCATAAACTGAACAATTCCCATTTCTTTTAAGACATGTTGGCAAAGTTTGAATTGATCCTTTAACGGTTCTAAAGTTTCTCCACGATTTCCTTTATAATCAGGATAAATCTCTCTTCGGAATGTATTACGGCTAATATCCCAAGCCACTGCCAAATAGGTAGGCTTTTGATCCTTTATAATCTTTAATAATACTCTTAGGAAACCATATACAGCATTTGTATATACTCCCGTGGCTGTTTGCATAATTTTAGGGAAATACTTTTCTTTTTCCTCCATGGTCTTTGCAAACATTATTTCCTTTGGTAGATTACCAAAAAACTGAGTTGAAAGAAGACTGGAACCATCGATAACCAGTAAGTAATCGCCCTCTTTACTATCTTGTTTATTATTTATAATATCATTCATATTAATAACCATACCTTTCCATAACCTGCAAACTTTGTGCTGCAGGCACAAAATTAAACCCTACTTTCCCACCAATACTTCATAATACCTAGTCGGAATTTTCTATATTATCTATTTCAATAAGTTCACGTTGATTTACATAGATTTGCCGCACTATCTCATATTCTTCACGATTCTTTCGATAAAATTCAAGTCTACCATCTTTTACCTTCTTAACGTATTCACATGCCATTGTATCATAATCAGTACGGATACGAAACATCGGGTCATATCTTCTTGGAATCCCTGAATACCTCAGGATATAAGGCGGCTTTGTTGGAGCAGCAGGAATTTCTGTCAGTTTACGAATCGATAGACTGGAGACAATGGTTACTCCAACCACAACTAACATAAACACGATTCTTCGATTCACTTTATTTCGCTTATTTCTTCGGATATGTTCTTCACAACTACGAATTTTACGATTCAGTTCCTCTGTAAAATTGTTCGACATTTCCTTATCTTCGTCTAATAACTTTATTGCAGTTAACAAGGCATAATATACCTCTAATTCTTCTCTACATACCGGACATTCTTTCACATGGGCAAGGAAACCTTCTAATTCGGTCATGCTAAGTTCATCTTTAATGAATGGTGTAATTAATCTTTGCGCATTGAGGCAATCCATGACCTATTCTCCTCTCTCAACATTACTTAGCTCTTTTAGAACGCCAACCGTGTCCTAAAAATATATTCTTATTCTACACTGATTTTTCGCAAAATGCAAACTTTTACCCTTGGGAGTAATTCTTTTCATTATGCTTTTTCCCTTAAGATGTTAGCATGAAATATTATATTATTTCAAAAAAATAGCAACATAATCTCTTATATTATTCTCATAGGTTTTTCAATTTTTAGAACAACTTATGCAATTTGTACTTGCATTATTTAAATTAATATGATAGAATAATCTTTGCTAAGTCGGCAACTTAAATGACCGACACAATAGTATAATTAATTCCATAGTATGCATTAGTGGCGGAACGGCAGACGCAACGGACTCAAAATCCGTCGGGGGCAACCTCGTGTGGGTTCAAATCCCACCTGATGCATTAGATATTAGAACTTTACATCTCTTGGTTTATTGAGACTGTAAGGTTTTTTTCTTTGTAAATTTATTGTGAGTAGCTTTGAGAAGTTCGAATCTCTCTATCTGCAATTTACCTATTTTAGATTGAAAAAAAATGGACATTTACATATATTGCCAAATACCAATAGTATACAAGCAGGCAATATCAAAGTTTTTACAGGAAAAATAATAACGGATGATCAACCTTAAGTTTTTATAATAACATTTAAAATCACCTTATATTTGATGCTTATAAGTATGATCGTTCAATTGCCCTAAAACAATATGGGCAATTCATGAGTATGTTCACGAACTATGGATTTACGGAATACATTTTTATGTTAGATTATAATACTTTTGGTATTTATATTGAAAAAACTCCTATATATTCGAAAATCTTTTCCTATTCTATCATTTTGGTTGGTTTTTTAATTGGTCAAATTAGTCGGAGAATAAAAAACAAAATAGCAAAAGAAATAGAATAGAATAAAGTTAATTTATAAGTGTATAATTTCTATTAAAATAAACATAATA is a window of Lachnoclostridium phytofermentans ISDg DNA encoding:
- the coaE gene encoding dephospho-CoA kinase (Dephospho-CoA kinase (CoaE) performs the final step in coenzyme A biosynthesis.); amino-acid sequence: MERHGYFMKVIGLTGGIGSGKSRVADLLQREFLVYVIYTDDIARDQMKQGGCSYEKVVKQFGTEILDEGGEIDRNKLAKIIFQKEDLVKLLNSLTHPNVHLEVLHQIKEAKSKGKLYSAIIVETALLFEAGYQDFCDEIWYVHAPIGDRMKRLKESRGYSEEKIESIIKKQKSEEFFLKNSTVIIENGNDVLQDELRLQCERYLTT
- the polA gene encoding DNA polymerase I — protein: MVINMNDIINNKQDSKEGDYLLVIDGSSLLSTQFFGNLPKEIMFAKTMEEKEKYFPKIMQTATGVYTNAVYGFLRVLLKIIKDQKPTYLAVAWDISRNTFRREIYPDYKGNRGETLEPLKDQFKLCQHVLKEMGIVQFMDERYEADDFSGTLCQKFEEEVPIRVMTKDNDYLQLITERTNLWLIHSTAKKTDELYEKYGLSKKELNVPDRTFLFTPELVEKEFGIEPSSVPSLKGIGGDSSDNIKGVPGVGEATAVALIKEYKTVENLYEILNNLDETGKKEINEYWKTLGIKRTPINALLKISDTELVGEKAAILSKTLATIKKDIDLKDLGLEQLRIHINTENAQKCFNELEFKTIKMDNAEVEDSSINNLRFEADKIKITSNLEEVETLFSNLIKLWEKNQKKLKKTKKSRNDKSDSKITIKEIKKPEYASEDAVGIKLIMENKSLVGISVYYGSEASFIIPCEGFITPDFLTSKLNGLLEKKITLAIFDIKKYLPYLNANEESPCFDVTIAGYLLEPDASTYEYQTIAEKYLELDLPSEKEVFSGQTYASLSLLDQDQYKKAACYESYVAHHIYPVLLKLLSERGLLPLFAGIEMPLVYTLYDMEQRGIRVDTNGLKDYSDQLGVSIVELEKQIFELVGVEFNINSPKQLGEILFQRLGLSYGKKTKTGYSTSAEVLEKLSSEHPVIKLILQYRQLTKLKSTYADGLVSYVEGDGRIHGTFNQTIAATGRLSSTEPNLQNIPIRMELGRKIRKVFIPEDGYLFLDADYSQIELRLLAHMSNDARLIEAYRQAQDIHRLTASEVFHTPFDEVTSAQRSNAKAVNFGIVYGISSFSLGQDLDITRKEAEEYINKYFMTYPGVKTYLDGLIEEGKETGVVKTLYGRIRPVPNLTNSNFMKRSAEERIAMNSPIQGTAADIMKLAMIHVNQVLKERKLKSRLLLQIHDELLVETHESEVEEVAKIMKEEMQQAASLSVPLEVEVANGNNWYEAK
- a CDS encoding anti-sigma factor family protein; its protein translation is MDCLNAQRLITPFIKDELSMTELEGFLAHVKECPVCREELEVYYALLTAIKLLDEDKEMSNNFTEELNRKIRSCEEHIRRNKRNKVNRRIVFMLVVVGVTIVSSLSIRKLTEIPAAPTKPPYILRYSGIPRRYDPMFRIRTDYDTMACEYVKKVKDGRLEFYRKNREEYEIVRQIYVNQRELIEIDNIENSD